CGAAGCAGATGCCCATGCGGCACCCGGAGGGCATGAGCACGCCGGCCTCCTCGCCGACGTCCAGCAACGGCGTGGCGCCGTCCGCGTCGACGGTCTTGCCGGTGGCGCTGAACGTGACCTCGCCGCCGTCGCCGGCGACGACGATGCTGGGGCGGAAGCGTTCGGTGTGCAGGCGCTCTTGTACGCCGTGCTCGGTCCAGTGCTCTTCGGCGGCGTCGAGCAGGCCCGCGGGCCCGCAGGCCCAGGTCTCGCGCTCGGCCCAGTCGGGCACGAGTTCGTCGAGACGGGCGATGTCGAGCATGCCGTCCGTGGCGGTGTGCACCTCGGTGAGCCGCAGCTTCTTGTCCGCGACCAGGTCGTGCAGTTCGTTGCGGAAGATCACGTCTTGCGGCTGTGGCGCGCAGTGGACCATGACGACATCGTCGAACTCGGTGTCGCGCAGCATGCCCATCACGGGCGTGATGCCGCTGCCGGCCGTCAGGTAGAGCACCTTGGCGGGCTTGGCCTGCGGCAGCACGAAGTCACCGGTCGGCTGGTCGAGCTGGATCAGCGTGCCCGGTTTCGCCCTGCGGACCAGGTGGTTGCTGACCTTGCCGTCCGGGAGCGCCTTCACGGTGATCGTGACGCGGCCGTCCTGGCGGTTGGTCGGCGAGGTGAGGGAGTAGGCACGCCACAGGCGCACTCCGTCGACGTCGACCCCGATCCGCACGTACTGACCGGCCGTGTGGCCGCGCCAGCCCCGTCCCGGCCTGATCACGATGGTCGCGGCGTCACCCGTCTCGGGGTGCACGGCCTCGATGCGCCCACGCAGGTCAGCGCCCGCACGCAGCGGGCTGACCAGGTCGAGGTAGTCCGACGGCAGCAGCGGCGTCGTGACCATCTCCAGCAGTTTCCACGCCCTGCTGCGGAGGGCTGTACTCGTCATGACTCCAGCTTGCTGTGCCTCAGGGCGTAAAGTCCTGACCGCAGGACGTGAATTTGGTCGGCTGAATTGTTCGCAGGGAATAGAAACGTGAGCCATGCAATCCGGAGGGCCAGCGAACTGGCCCTGGACGAGACGACGGTCACCGCGCTTCGGGCCGCGCTGAAGACCACCGCCGACGAGGTCGTCGAGGCGATCATCGACGAGGTCCCTCCCTACGCCAACGCCCTTTCGGGCCACATGGGCGCCACCATCCGCCGAGCCGTCCGCACCGCCCTGGGGCACTACCTGGACCTCGCGAGCGGGCACGCCACAGGCGGCGACGCCGGTGACGCAGCCTACGAGCTGGGCCGCGGCGAGGTGCGCGACGGCCGTTCGATGGACGCCCTGCTCAGTGCCTACCGCGTCGGCGCCCGCGTGGCCTGGCGATGCCTGGCAGCGGGTGCCGTACCCGCAGGTCTCCCCGCCGCCGAGGTCGCCAAGTTCGCCGAGCTGACCTTCGCCTACATCGACGAGCTCTCCGCCGCGAGCGCCGCGGGCCACGCCGACGAACTGGGCGCCCGGGGAAGAGCCCACGAGCGCCACCTGGAACACCTGGCCCGCGAACTCCTCGCCGGCGCGAGCCCGGACGTGCTGCTGGCCTCTGCTCAACGGGCCGGGTGGCAGCCTCCGGTTTCGCTGACCGCGGTCCTGCTGCCCGCCACCCAGGCCCGGACTGCCTACCGCGCGCTCGACCCGAGCACCCTCGTCCTCGACGATCTGCCGGACGCCACCGGCGTGCTGCTCGTCCCCGATGCCGACCGATCACATCTCTTGAGGCAGCTGACCGACCGCACCGCCGTGGTCGGCCCGGCCCGGCCATGGACTCGTGCGTCCGCCTCGTACGCACGAGCCGTACGCGCGCGCTCCCTCTCCT
The sequence above is a segment of the Streptomyces asoensis genome. Coding sequences within it:
- a CDS encoding ferredoxin reductase; the encoded protein is MTSTALRSRAWKLLEMVTTPLLPSDYLDLVSPLRAGADLRGRIEAVHPETGDAATIVIRPGRGWRGHTAGQYVRIGVDVDGVRLWRAYSLTSPTNRQDGRVTITVKALPDGKVSNHLVRRAKPGTLIQLDQPTGDFVLPQAKPAKVLYLTAGSGITPVMGMLRDTEFDDVVMVHCAPQPQDVIFRNELHDLVADKKLRLTEVHTATDGMLDIARLDELVPDWAERETWACGPAGLLDAAEEHWTEHGVQERLHTERFRPSIVVAGDGGEVTFSATGKTVDADGATPLLDVGEEAGVLMPSGCRMGICFGCITPLKAGAVRDLRTGEITEAEPGVLIQTCVSAAAGPCDIER
- a CDS encoding PucR family transcriptional regulator — encoded protein: MSHAIRRASELALDETTVTALRAALKTTADEVVEAIIDEVPPYANALSGHMGATIRRAVRTALGHYLDLASGHATGGDAGDAAYELGRGEVRDGRSMDALLSAYRVGARVAWRCLAAGAVPAGLPAAEVAKFAELTFAYIDELSAASAAGHADELGARGRAHERHLEHLARELLAGASPDVLLASAQRAGWQPPVSLTAVLLPATQARTAYRALDPSTLVLDDLPDATGVLLVPDADRSHLLRQLTDRTAVVGPARPWTRASASYARAVRARSLSSDIRDTEDHLPELVLSADADAFADLRARALAPLRTLPVATARRLEETLREWLLHQGRRDEVAAALFVHPQTVRYRMSQLRELFPDLASPHRVLELTLAVGLRVS